From the Deinococcus misasensis DSM 22328 genome, one window contains:
- a CDS encoding PadR family transcriptional regulator, with the protein MDEGPPPKFELEMRRGVLVLAVLSQLRRPQYGYSLRQALTQQNLPIEEGTLYPLLRRLESQGHLISEWRTDDGQPRRYYQLNAQGEILLKQLTQSWNALNASLTCLLKEETP; encoded by the coding sequence ATGGATGAAGGTCCCCCTCCCAAATTTGAACTGGAAATGCGCAGAGGCGTGTTGGTGTTGGCGGTGCTTTCCCAATTGAGAAGACCCCAATACGGTTACTCGTTGCGTCAAGCCCTCACCCAGCAGAATTTGCCCATTGAAGAAGGCACCCTTTACCCTCTGTTGCGTCGTCTGGAAAGCCAAGGCCATTTGATTTCCGAATGGCGCACCGACGATGGTCAACCCAGACGGTATTACCAGTTGAATGCACAGGGCGAAATTTTACTCAAACAACTCACCCAATCGTGGAATGCCTTGAATGCATCGTTGACCTGTTTGCTGAAGGAGGAAACCCCATGA